The following proteins are co-located in the Festucalex cinctus isolate MCC-2025b chromosome 15, RoL_Fcin_1.0, whole genome shotgun sequence genome:
- the slc30a5 gene encoding proton-coupled zinc antiporter SLC30A5, with protein MDEKYSNNVLSGGQLGMVEVPNSRLTRYIVLLIISKILKALGIFESYDILKVVHIVQFIFILKLGSAVVLLVFQKPFSSGKIISKRQWIKLLKHSVFSCIISLLGFFGLTLCGPLRTLLLFEHSDVVVIALLGVLFTSSGGGPAKTRGAALFIIAVICLLLFDNDDLMAKMAEHPEGHHDSALTHFLYTVISFLGVADHKGGVVLIVVSLFLKVGFHAASRKLSVELGGAKRLYALDNLVSAVVLLPWVIVLSATTESKVESWSALILPFAMIIFSVMILEFYVEAICNAKMEVQRCARYGAIALFSSALLLANFWTHPLTDQLRSMSKPPQQGSTEHVLSGGVLVSAIFFIMSSSILSSPSKKGQKGTLVGYSPEGTPLYNFMGDALQHTSQSLPRFIKDSLKQILEEYDSRQIFYFLCLNLAFTFVELFYGVWTNSLGLISDGFHMLFDCSALVLGLFAALMTRWKATRIFSYGYGRVEILSGFINGLFLMVIAFFVFIESVTRLMDPPNIDTDMLTPVSVGGLLVNLVGICAFSHAHSHGGKSCSGHDHGHSHHGHSHGDHSHGGHGHSHGGHGHGGHGHSHGSGGGGMNANMRGVFLHVLADTLGSVGVIISTILIRQFGWLIADPICSLFIATLIFLSVIPLLKDACEVLLLRIPPEHEKELNNALQKIEKIEGVLSFRDPHFWRHSANMVAGTIHLQIMSEVVEQRIIQQVTAILKDAGVNNLSVQVEKDAYFQHMSGLSTGFQDVLALTQQMESMKHLNDGTCIM; from the exons ATGGACGAGAAATACAGCAACAACGTCCTTTCTGGAGGGCAACTTGGCATGGTTGAAGTTCCCAATTCCAG GTTAACCAGGTACATAGTGCTACTGATCATCTCAAAGATCTTGAAGGCTTTGGGGATATTTGAATCATATGACATCCTGAAAGTTGTTCACATTGTGCAGTTCATCTTCATATTAAAGTTAGG GTCTGCTGTTGTTTTACTCGTCTTTCAAAAGCCCTTTTCCTCTGGAAAAATCATCTCCAAAAGACAG TGGATAAAGTTACTCAAGCACAGTGTTTTCAGCTGTATCATATCCCTACTAGGCTTTTTTGGTCTCACTCTCTGTGGACCGCTGAG GACATTACTGCTTTTTGAGCACAGTGATGTGGTGGTGATTGCTCTCCTTGGTGTCCTCTTCACCAGCTCTGGAGGCGGGCCAGCAAAG ACCAGAGGTGCTGCTCTCTTCATCATCGCAGTGATCTGCCTACTCCTCTTCGACAATGATGATCTCATGGCAAAAATGGCAGAGCATC CTGAGGGACATCATGACAGTGCACTTACCCACTTCCTGTACACCGTCATCTCATTTTTGGGTGTTGCAGATCACAAA GGTGGTGTTGTGCTGATAGTGGTCTCCCTGTTCCTGAAGGTTGGCTTCCACGCAGCCTCCAGGAAACTTTCAGTGGAACTTGGCGGAGCCAAGCGCCTGTACGCCCTGGACAACCTGGTGTCTGCTGTGGTACTGCTGCCCTGGGTCATAGTGCTGTCTGCCACCACGGAA AGTAAGGTGGAGTCATGGTCTGCTCTCATCCTTCCTTTTGCCATGATCATCTTCTCTGTGATGATCCTCGAGTTTTACGTGGAGGCCATCTGCAATGCAAAGATGGAGGTACAGCGGTGCGCCCGATACGGCGCCATCGCTCTCTTCTCCAGCGCCCTGCTGCTCGCCAACTTCTGGACTCACCCGCTGACCGACCAGTTGCGCTCTATGAGTAAACCACCACAGCAGGGCAGTACGGAGCATGTGCTCTCCGGAGGGGTACTCGTCAGTGCCATTTTCTTCATTATGT CCTCCAGCATCCTCTCATCCCCGTCAAAGAAAGGTCAAAAGGGCACCCTGGTTGGTTACTCACCTGAAGGGACTCCTTTGTACAACTTCATGGGAGACGCCTTGCAGCACACATCTCAGTCCCTGCCGCGGTTCATTAAAGATTCCTTGAAACAAATCTTGGAGGAGTACGACTCGAGACAGATCTTCTACTTCCTGTGTCTCAACCTG GCTTTCACCTTTGTTGAGCTCTTTTATGGTGTTTGGACGAACAGCCTGGGACTGATCTCGGATGGCTTCCACATGCTGTTTGACTGCTCAGCTTTGGTCCTCGGCCTGTTTGCCGCACTCATGACCCGCTGGAAAGCTACCAGGATCTTCTCCTATGG TTATGGCCGTGTTGAAATCCTCTCTGGGTTCATCAATGGACTGTTCCTGATGGTCATCGCTTTCTTTGTCTTCATTGAGTCAGTTACCCGTTTAATGGACCCTCCCAACATAGACACAGACATGCTGACT CCGGTGTCTGTTGGCGGCTTATTGGTCAACCTGGTGGGAATCTGCGCTTTCAGCCACGCCCATTCCCACGGCGGCAAAAGTTGCTCGGGGCACGACCACGGCCACTCCCACCACGGCCACTCCCACGGCGACCACAGCCACGGAGGTCATGGCCACTCTCACGGCGGACACGGTCATGGCGGACACGGGCATTCGCACGGCTCCGGGGGCGGAGGCATGAATGCCAACATGAGAG GTGTTTTCCTTCACGTCCTGGCTGACACATTGGGCAGCGTCGGCGTGATCATTTCCACAATCCTCATTCGACAGTTTGGCTGGTTGATCGCGGACCCTATTTGCTCGCTCTTCATCGCCACCCTCATCTTCCTCAGTGTCATACCTCTGCTTAAGGACGCTTGTGAGGTTCTTCTGCTGAGAATTCCCCCGGAGCATGAGAAGGAACTGAACAACGCTCTGCAGAAG ATTGAGAAGATTGAAGGAGTTTTGTCATTCAGAGACCCTCATTTCTGGAGACATTCCGCCAACATGGTCGCAGGGACCATCCACCTCCAGATCATGTCAGAAGTGGTGGAGCAGCGCATTATTCAGCAG GTGACGGCCATCTTGAAAGATGCGGGAGTAAATAATCTGTCGGTGCAGGTGGAGAAGGACGCGTACTTCCAGCACATGTCTGGCCTCAGCACCGGATTTCAGGATGTTTTGGCGCTGACGCAGCAGATGGAGTCCATGAAACATCTGAATGATGGCACGTGTATCATGTAA